The Larus michahellis chromosome 14, bLarMic1.1, whole genome shotgun sequence genomic sequence ttggttttaactaTATGCTTTGTTGTTAAACCTGTAATTTGTTGTAGATTGGAATTGTTGGCAGAACCGGAGCAGGGAAGTCCTCCATGACGCTCTGTCTCTTTAGGATCCTGGAAGCTGTaaaaggggaaattaaaatcGACGGTGTGAAAATTTCAGAGATTGGTCTCCATGACCTTCGATCGAGGCTAACAATTATTCCTCAGGTACTGTTCCTGCGTATCACAATAAAGGAAGGATCTCTAACAGCTTAGCAAACCATAAATAATGGTTTATCCACAGAGGAAAATGCTTTGTTACACTCAGAAAATTGTTTCAGGAAACCAAATGATTTATACTTTAAGTGGTCCTGTCCTGCCGCCTGATAAACAGGATTTAGGATAAACCATCTTTACAGTTGGAACTTGAGTTTTAAGTGTGTATAACATAATGTATTTCCAGAGCGGACGGGATTGGGAGGTGGCCTACCTGCAATGCAATGGAGACTTCAAAGCAGTAGTTTGTAATATCTGTACTTAAAACAGCTAAAGCACTTGTCTAATGAAAGTTGGTTTTATATCCAGGATCCTGTTCTCTTTTCTGGAACACTGAGGATGAACCTGGATCCATTTAATAAGTATTCAGATGAAGAAATATGGAAGGCTCTTGAACTGTCTCATTTGAAGAGGTTTGTCAGCAGTCAGCCATCCATGTTGGACTATGAATGCTCAGAAGGTGGAGAAAATCTGAGGTAAGGAATGCTTGGACTAGAAACAAACCCCGAGCTTTCATTCAGCCCTAACAGCGAGTAACACCTCCGCACAGGTTTACGCTGTAGTCTGTTGAGTCTGAAATGATTTAGCGCCTATTCCTGTTTCAAGAAAACCACTAAGGCTCAAACTGTTTgcctgctcttctgcctctgccaTGAATGATCTGATGATCCTTTGCTGCTGGGAGGGATTTCTCCCAAACCAAAATCCTGTCTTACCAGTAAAGAAAGAAGTCTCAGGATGACAGGGTGTTAGGAATAGGCAGTCCCTTAAACATGGGTGGGTAGGAAGGGAAATGCCATTGTAGCACATATAATTGCTGCGCCCAATAAGAGTCCTCTgcctaaaaaaaaaccactttagcagtgtttgttttcctttattatttggaAGACTCATAAGACACAAATGGGGATGATAAAATGCCATGCTTTGGTACGCTGCGCTGGCCCCTGAGACTGGTGTAACCAGATGATGCATGGGATGATGTTCAGCTCTGTCCTCATCCCGCAGGGACGCTCAGAGGCTGTGTCTGGGGGCGTTTGTAGCACGGGAGGAAGCGTGGGCTGCCTGGATAGCGGGGGGTTTTTTGATGGTAGAAAGGACTTACAGACtcacaacactttttttttttttttttttttttttttttttgaagtttgcatATGCTCAGTGTTGTTacaactgtgtgtgtgtttgaaagcTCGGGCAGCAGCATTGTAATCATGCGTTTCCCTGGCTTTTGTCACAGCGATAGAAAGGTGGCATTTGGTGGCTTGGTCAGTACTGGGTTGGGGCAGTAAGTGAACACACACGCTACAACTAGCTGGGTAACGCCGCAATGTGTGTTAGCGCCGCGGCTGGCAGACCAGGCTGCTTGCTAAATACTATATATTTTGCTCGGTAACCGTACCGGGTGAGTAACCCACTGTAGCGCGAGGGATTCTGAGCGGTGGAGAGCTGAGGGCAGCGGGGCCTCGTTTGTGAACGCCCCGTCTCTGTTCGCAGCGTGGGCCAAAGACAGCTCGTCTGCCTGGCGAGAGCGCTGCTTCGCAAGACACGGATCTTGATCCTCGACGAAGCAACGGCAGCGATCGATCTCGAGACGGATGATCTTATCCAGATGACGATTAGGACCCAGTTTGAAGACTGCACGGTGCTGACAATAGCGCACAGGCTGAACACAATTATGGATTACACAAGGTAAAAAACTCTTAATGGTGCGTGGCAGGGGGTGCTCCCTGGTTTACCGGGGATGTGGAGAGCCCTGATAAGGGTCTGCTTTGTCTCTAGACAGACACGCTGATGCTCTCGTCAGGTAGTATGTAAGCAATGATGTTTAAGCCATATAATCCTTGAATATCCAGACTCGACTTTGCTTCTGTTGGCGTCAGAAACAGGTTCTGTGCTCGCTAACCAGAGCTGCGCGGGGACGCTGCCCAGCTGCATTAACAGCACTGTCCGCAGGCTTATGCAGCCTTTCTTAACTAGCAGCTGCTGCAACTTTTTCATTAACATCATGCCgtattaattactttaaattataTTACTATTTACTAAAATATATTACTGAATTACTATTACTAAGCTTTTATCTCCTTGGCTTTCCGGTACTATATTTTCGATACAGAACTACCAGTATGACACACAGGGgggtttttgctgtgttttattttccccttattACCCCTGGGAGATAGTGACTGTCCTGTACCTTTTAAAATCAAACTCAGGGAGAATGTTTATCATCTGTTGTGTTTCAATGTGTGAAAATAATTGAGCGAAACAAAGGCAAGGCAAAGATTAGAGCAGTTTTGCTTTGTGATTAAAAAGGGGTATCGCGTTTCTTGCGAGGAATTCTCTGACGTATCTTCCCTCCCGCCACCACCTTTTGTTTTGCGCAGGGTTCTTGTTCTAGACAACGGAACCATAGCTGAATTCGATACACCTGCAAGCCTTATAGCATCAAAGGGTATTTTCTACAGTATGGCCAAAGATGCTGGACTAGCATGAGAAGATGACCCCCTTgggggggtttggtttgttttttttttttttaatattactgacTTGCCACAAAAGTGACTTGTGAATGTACTGTAATTTACAGAACAGTTTTTGTAGTAGACTAAATTTGTGATATGTGAACAAAGTATTTTACAATTATAAGGACCAGAAagtgaattttatatttttaaatattttctatacacataaagtattttattatatgccttttttttcccaaagaatgACAAACATCCTGCCAAGAAAAAACGTATGTATCGCAGGGCAATAAGTACTGTATTCAGGTTTATAATTAGTAAATTATATTAATGGTACAACATACAcctgttttgtgtgttttctgcatAAGGATTCATTGGGTTTGAAGTGGAAAGACAGGCCCAGTTAAGCAGTGACTCAGCtgaaaaatagtgaaataaagTGTAATCTCCAAGTGGTGCCGACCTGCTCCTTTCAGTGTTTCCCCCAGGACAGGGCAAGGCAGCTGAATGCCACGGCTCCAGGGCTGGGAGCCATCCCGGCTCCGctggtctccctgcccagggcaactTTGGCACTATAAAATTCCTCTTCAGCATAAGAATAAACTAAACCTACAGATGGCTTAATATAAATCATTAACTACACCATTTCTATCAGTTTAGCAGACTCCACATAAGCCTGCAGGGACAGGATTGGCACAGAAGTAGTAGAATTTTGCCGTCTCTCTCTTAGGTATGAAGTCACCGTGAGTAAGTCTCCACTTAAGCTGAACGCACATGCTGACCAGATGTGTATATAATTTATCATGTTCAACACTTCAAATAAATAGTGTGTgatttgttttgcagaaataagTATCTACCTCATTATTGATAACTAAGCCTGCTCAGATAAAGGGAGGAGCGTGTGTAAACAATATTTGCTGCTAGAATCTGATAGAACGTCTTTTGCTTTAGTTGTTCACTTCCTCCACCAAGCGCTCCGGAAATCTAACCGGCCAGAAAACGTTCCTATGTTTTTCTATGAGTAAAGTTCAGAAAAACTTTGTGAAgacaaaaataatcatttattaATTCTTACAAATGATACTTCTTAAATAGAAACGAGAATCTGCAGCTGAGCATTCATTTGACATTAACATTTCATATAGCAGGGCGCAAAGTAATGAATTACTTATCATACGCAGTAATGTCATGATTATACACTGATCAGATTGTTAGCTGTGTTAACAGTATCTTCTGTGTATAAACTGCACAAGGTATAAAAATACTCCTCGGAATGCAGGCAGCGACCAGCATCTGTGCAAGGTAATCGGTGTAACGAAGTCGTCAGCCCGACAGCGGAGCTTTCCTCCCGCAGGTCTGAGTGGGTAATCCCGGTCCCCGCAGGGATTGTGCTGGCGGTGAGACAGCCCATCCTAAACCCCACCTCTCCGTGTGCCAGGGAGCGCGAGATGAGGAACAGGTTTGTTAGTCCTTTATACAGAAGTTAATACACCACCAGCAATTTGGTATAAAAATAGGTGTTGCCAATGACGCAGACCATGTTTGACCTCCAGCGCTTTTCAGAAGAGGGTATTTTGTTGTGACAAAAATGCTCTACTACTAGCCGTAGGAGACTGAGCTGCAGTGTTGTTAATGGGCACACAGGAAATTTGGGTGTTTGCATGGATCTGCGCCTCCAGGTGAACACTGGACATCCGAGTACAAGGCAGAGTGGGAGAGGGCTCCCTCTTGTGTGCTCAGTCACTCCTGCTGAAGCTGCTTCCCTTTGCTCAAAGCACTAGTCactggatgagagagagagagcaggcGTAAATTTGGGACCAGTTCCCGTTGTACGAGCTGTAGTACAGGCGACTGCTCTGACTGCAGGGGAAGCGTGAACTTCGCTACCCGCCGCAGCCTCCAAGAAAGGCCACGGGGCTGCGGTGGAGCCCCAATGCCGTGCAGGGGAAGGCATCTGGAGCGGCAAGAGCTCACCATGTCCTCGCCTCAGCGTTGTCCCCAGCTAGTTTGGGTGCTCCCTGCTCAGCGCTGCTGCTATGGAGCCCGTCTACGGGGCCGCGCGCCCTGCACAGCTAACTGGGGGCGGGAAGCCTTAGACAAGAAGGCGCTCCAACCCTCTGGCTGCTCTAGCTTCCAAAGAAACTGGGGGGAAGACGAAGAAACAGAGGGAAATTCGGTCCCGTTTGGTATGTTCTGTTTGCCTGTTACATCTCGTACTTTAGTTTCTTCATCTAATTCATAGCACGCACTTCTACAGTTGGGCTACCAGAATAGAACTCGGCCTCAAATGCAAATGAATGAGTAAATACTAAAATCctaaaaaatcagataaaatccGGCTCTTAAATACTTTTCACTTTATTTATTCCACAATTTCATAGCAAAGTAATCTAATTCTGACTTTTAAGTAACAGGAAgaacgattattttttttttcagtaaacaaCATGGGTAATCACAAGtcatcgggggaaaaaaaaataaaatacattgcaTAGGAACATAAAGATTTAATATCGGCCCAGAAGAGCCTGGGCTTTTCACTAGTTTCTTTTTACACAGGCAACTTTAAAGGTTCAAGAGGCGATTTTTCTCAGGAATGtagaagtaaaaggaaaataaaattacaaaattacagtttttgtgcttttaaaagggGAAATTAAAGCAGCATTGGAGAACTGTTGTCGATACAGtaacaaaaatagtattttaaattgCATATGTCAATACTATATATTGACAGACAACAATAAAAGGGATTTTGGCTGAAAGCATACTTATGATTTGGATAATTACtatcactttttattttcaaccTGAGAAATAGGGAAAAGTGTAAACAGGGATTAAGAAATCACAGGTAGTAAGTCACTTGACAGTATTCAAACTAGACATAGTTTTGTGCTTCTTCCACAAATTTTAAcccttctggtttttttccttctaaataagATATGACTGAAAATACACGATCTAAAAAGTGAAGGTTAATGGTAATGGACTCAGTACAAATATTAAATGGGTTTCATGGCAGGTTCTTTAGCTTGAGTACCTCTGCTATTTTATAGCAAAACAATTTATTAGAACAGTTTAAGGTAAGACTTTCCCTGAGAGCTGCTAACTCTGCAGTATTTCAAGATTATCTTTTTGTAAGGAAAAGTGTTTCATTAACAGATACTTCTACCAATAATTCCTTTGCATTACGCTACTTTCACATCAGACTCATTACTCTTGGATTAACTAGAGGCTGTAACTCTGCATAACAACTTTAGTTTATTTCAAGGTTAacaaaatagattattttttttttacatcattagCCCTTACAGTACTGCATTTCAAACGTAATTTTAAAATGAGcgatacaaatattttgttttattctttcaacaATTAATATGTAAGTTCTGATGCCTTCTTGTTATAACCACTCCGATCAGAAAGTGTTGGGACTCTGAAAAGTAAGTTTTTCTCGCTTACTGTTAGAACAAGCTCCAGTTCTTGGAAATCCTGTAGCCTCGCGACATCTTTGTCCTTGAAAGAAACACAATAAGTTGTTAGGTGATAAACCGTCTGTTCACTTTCGCAGAGGCAAGTTTAAAATAATAGGCTCATGCTAACACAAGGTATGTATTTGTCTATAAATACAACAATTCTTTACAGTAAACTGGAAAGCAGACATCCTGTTGCATATTATATTTATTCTGGGATCCTATTCAGCTACTCGCTGAAGTCTATTTTTAGAAGGAATGCAACACTGGTGGTGAGCGAAAGCGATTAGTGGAATTACACTTGTCAAGATCCACTGCATGCCACCCCCAActcctctttttgttttcccccctggGTAATTCGTAGAAGCTCGTGAATCGATTCTTGCATCTGCCCAAGAGGGTCCCGTGTGCAGGTTCCGCTGGAGCGGCCCCACGGCGGAGTGGCCTCGGCAGGGTCTGCAGAGAGCAGTGGGAGTCACCTTCCCCCGGTACGGGCTCGCGCCCGGGGCCCCTCGGCAGCAGCACTCTGCCGCCACACAGCATTAAAGAGAATTAGCTTTGTACCACCTCAAGGAACAGTAAGTGCCCCGCAGTCCTACCCAGAGAGCCTGAAGTAATTAGAGCTGGAAATAAAACCGGTCCTTTCAACAGCAACCTAAGCTGGCAAGTGACAGAGTTGGTTAcgctttgttgggttttttccccccacttcctGACTAACCACGAATAAGTCATCTTATAGTCAGGGAAGATGCAGTACAGTGAAATCTATTAATCTAGTACTAATCAGATTAGCTCCATGACTGACGCCAACAATGCTCTAGAGGGGTTTGAGAGCGACAGAAAGGTCAGCGATGAATCAGTAAAAGAGGTCAGCAGGTCCCTTTCCTCTTTGCGGCACAGGCAAATGTCACCAAAGTGAAAAGACAGTGAGATTCGGAGACCCACACTCACAATCGTTCTGAAACACCTTTCTGTGTTTGGAAGGGACCGCGTACAGCCCTTACTGAACTGGCAAAGCGCCGCTGAGCACTGCAGGCCTTCGAAACCCAGGTCACAGTGGTGTGGTGTTGCACTGAATATAAGCATGTAGCAGAGAAATCCAGATGTTGATTGCGTTCAACACCAAATATTTATGAAAGGAAACGATCAAGAAACTTGAGAACCTTTTTActaaaaaagacaacaaacaacTGCTGAGTGCTGGAAGTTGaagggaggtttttttgttttggttgggtttatTTTGCAACATGGGCCTATGCAGGTGACCaacaaattattcctttttaacGGTAACCTAAAAATCTTACTGCATTTCAAAATTTAGAGTTCTTACCTTTCTTAACATTGTATTTGGTAATTTTCTGATCTTCTGTACGTGCTCAGGGTTAACACCCAGCTCACGGCAACTCACTCGGAGCAGTTCCTTATAGGTCAGTTCTTGTCTGTCCAGTTCAATTTCAATGAAGTCATTTTCTCTAAGATTAGGGTTTTGTATTCTAACTTTAAGCACCAGTTCTATTAGAAACAAAAAGGTACATTAATAGGCAGATGTATAAAGGAATCGGAAAACATGTCTCTATACTAACTTCCAAATATTTCTATGTTCTATTGACCTTGTTTGTATCATTTGTAACAACAGAAGAATGCTGAGAAAGCAAACAACTGGACTTGTGTGACCACAATTTTCATTAGATTTGCTTTCGTCAGCCTCTATGACAAAATCATTACAAATCCaatacagtgtgtgtgtgtatgcatgtatgaCCCTTTGCATGAATGCTCATCTTAACTGGATTTAAGCTATCTTAAAAGCAGGTTACACCGGTTATCGATTTCCTGAGCAATCCAAGATTGCTTTTATTGGTTTTTGATTCTTTTGGGCATCAGTTAACTTCTCATTGCTAATTCACGGCATGAGAACACCTGTTATTTCAAGACTGAAATTCTGAACTGAAAGCCCAGATTTCCCTCTTTGGGCAGGCACCATTTCCCTGCAGAAAGAGCGGATCATGTAATAGTTCAGCTCCAGACGCAGGCCTGCAGGCTGAGCCGTGCGAGGTTCTCCTGAGCTCACTGGCTGCACACACTCTCTTTATTTGAGGCTTGGAGTGTGCTATTTAGAGAATTCGATTACCCTGGGGTGTGTATGCTTTTATAGCACTTGAGACAAATAGCAAATGTTTTCATCAATATTTTAATAACAGTTCCAGCAGAAGCAGGAGATCTGCCTCTTTAATCCCTTTCAAATGTCTCCTGAATGCCTAAGCATGGGAACCTGAAAATCCCTCGCAGCGCTGTGAACGCACGTAACCCCCATCagtctgttttcactgtccaCGATGACAGTAGTTCTAAGACAAAGCGAGAAGAGACTTTCACCGTTACCTTGCATATTAAGTGGGAAAGCTCCTGTGAAGAAAACGGGCTGAAATGCTGGCACGGGCCCCGCGCAGGAGCCATTCTCTTGCGGAGGTACAGGCTGATTCGATCCAGCCGGCGAAGGGGGACCCCTGCTCCACGACACGGCTCCCTGGTAAAGGGGACCTCTCTGAAGGACAGGCGTCACGCCTGGTGGCAGCGATGGCACGTCACCCTTCCCAGCCGCCTCGGGAGCAGCCGTCCCGCGCTGTAACGCTGCACGTGGGCGAGCCTCCGCGTCCGGTAAGGAAGAAGAGTCGGTACCTTGCGGTTCCGAGTGTGAGAGACTCCCGTTCACAGAGGGATCTGGAATACTGCTGCTCATGGTGTTATAGACGTACGGGAAAGGTGGGTTAGCCAGGTAATTAGGGATGATGGGCAGATCTGAATCTTTCGTTAAGTCTGAGAGTTCATCATCTTCCActgtaaaaccaaagaaaacaacattGTCCAAGACtgatttgaggggaaaaaagtattgcTATTGCACTGGGGgggcttcttttttcccccttttttcttttttttaatagggagGGAGTGGAGTGTTAGAAGCACCACAAGATAAAAAATGAATCAAGAAGCGCTACACCTTTTTTCTACAGTAAACTGAACTGTGCTCAGGTGTTGCAATACAGTAAACACCAAAGCAGAGGCCGATTCCAGTAATTCTGAGAGTGCCATTTCCTTCTAAACGCCGCAATGctcttgttttttggtttgttttgttttaatccgTAGCCGGCACGCTGTAACATGGTCTCTGGTGGTATAATGCTGTCGTCTTCATAATGTATAAGGCAGTGAAAAACAAAGGGTAATACGTTGTTCGATATTAAGGCAGGGgataaagagaaaagaacatgCAGTACTGGGGGAGCTGAAACATTACCAATTCAGCAGCTGGGAgacaataatgaaaacaaaaacagacaagGGAATAcaaaggggagggagaggttgTTAATCGACCGCATTTCAAATTACTTATCACCTCTAGCAGCaaagcctgctctgctccagcagttACAAAACACGATAAAAATGCTCTACCAATGTCCTTTAATGAGCTGTTTCTCTGGGCTGCTAATTTTCCATTTATTCAGCACAGTGTCTAAGCTCCACAGAACATCGGGAAAATGCTCATATAAAGGCTTCATACAAATTTGAGAGATTCTCTCCTGTTGTCCTCTTGAAAACAGGAAGCTGCATCTGTCACTGGTTTAGTCACGGCATTTTTCAAACTagtttttctaatttctcagtgtttagaaaaaaagtttGGCTGGCTGGATATGGGATTTGTTGGTAACCCTCTTTTCTTAAACTTTGATTTCTTACCCAGCGAACGCTCTAGAAATCAAATCACAGTTATTACTGAAACCCGAATGCAGGATCTTCACATACAAAATAAAGACTGGAATACAAGTTGAAACATAAACTGCCTTTTACTACAGATGACAAATATCGCATAGCCAATAGGTTTACCTCCCAACATCTTCCTTATCTCCCTCTTTGACGTTAACTGGGCCGGCCTCTCTCCTTTCTTGGTGAGGATCTCCTTGTCGGCGCCGGCGTGCAGCAGGTAAGCCACCACTGGAGCATGGTTCCGTTTACACGCCCAGTGCAAACAGGTCCtgcacatggaaaatgccaacaTGGTTTGAAATCCTGAATTACGGCAGATCGATTTCCCCTCATTCTTGCTGCCTGTGAGAAGAACAAGACCTCATGCATGTCTTAACATAAAACAGGTTTTAATTGCAATCTTCCTCGGTAACTGACACTGGTTCTGGAGCCTGCAGTGACACCTGCTGATGTAGTTTTCCCTTGCTCTAGTGCTCTTGATACCGCCTTACCATAGGAGTACTTTTAAAGTTCAAGATCTTTTCAATTTATCATTTATTAGGCTACtaacttttctggaaaaagaaatataaaaagaagGCTTGTGAATGCTATTTTAATCTTTGAAAGAGTAAGTTGTACTTAAAATacttgtgcgtgtgtgtgtgtgtctcagcTAATAGGGATGCTTCCCTAGGATGCTATTTTTACTCTTTAATTAATGGTGTCAGCACAATGACTTGCACTTTCTGGAAAgtaataatgtttaaaatattgtaagCATAGTTTCTAAGCACAGTTCTTCGCCCAGTTGCTATTCGCTGCACCAGCAGTTCCCAGGCTTTGATCTGCAGGCAGCTAGTTTTCTGCGATCTGTAACTGATGCGCAGAACTAATcacttttctatatttttaaattattctttgcagTTGCTGACCTAGAGAGAGACATAGTAAAGAAACATCCTAAAAGCTACCGAGCTTATTTAGTGCTCAATATTAGGGACTTAGACTCACACATTATAATTCACTATACAGTCTTACCATTCTCCCCTATCCCAGGTTCTAGTGACGTTTGATCTTTCTctagcttttatattttaattttctagctCCAGCTGAAggaaactcttcagaaaaataaacacacctaACCCTTTTccaagtttgtttatttatttatacagaatTAAATAAGCTAAAGCAGAGATAAATAATAAACTTACAAGGGAATAAAGTTTCAGTTGAAAGTCCAGCTCCAAAAAGTTTTTTCCACTTTGGCTTTTTGCTGGCAATATTGTAAAACCCTGTATTGTCTCTCCAAGGTTGCGCTGTGCATTTCAGCTAGAAAGTGTCATTTTTAAATGGGAGAGAATAATTTTGTCAGCAGAAAGTATTCCTGAATTTTTAACACCAAAGATCTCACAGAATCTGAGACAAGCTCCATGAAACTCAGACCAGGTTTCCTAAGTTTTTCTGTGCGGCATTTTCTGGAATTTTCACAAATATCTCCTTGTGAAATGAGTGTGAATGGCCTGCACGAGATCAGAAGTACCGCACTGCCAAGTCAAAAATTAGTTTGGACCAAAGCGGTGGGAAAAAGCGCAGACAGTGTGGCCGTGTTTGCTTTGAGTACAAACCCTGCAGGTTTGGTTCGAAGAGAAGGTCCGTAAGCCTCAAAAGCATCGGCCTCATTTTGGGATCCATCCTGACCCTTCCCCTTGGTCTCACGGGAGAGGTGCCACCTACCCACGGACCTGACACGCATCAAAATGCAAGTACTCAGCACCTCTAGCATCAGAGACGCTGAGAAACTCATTGGAGAAATTCAAATTCTACACGCAAACTTAAATAACAGCAAAGATCCATTTATTGCCACTGTTAAAAATGACCAGAtcgttatttttaaaaattatattttatgacattttctttcatcAGTTCCAGTTTTAGATACAACCTCATTTTGATGAAAAGCACTAAAATAATCCAACCTCCTATGAATCAGTTATCTTCAATTTTTACAAGTTCTAATTTTAGTCACCACAATTTGAACCTCAAGATGCAAGTGTCCCACGCTTCTCAAAACTGCTGATTGAGCTTTTAGCTTTAAAAGTCTAGCTCTTTTCctaattttattcttctgtttttaattacaaCTTCAAGCACAATACAGCACAGTAAGTACAGGCTCAACTGAACTTAGGGAATGCCTGAGCATTCCCTGTAAATCCTGTTTCAAGTaaccttttttgtgtgtgttcatgcagAGAGTCCCCCTTGTACAAGTGTCTATTACAGAAAAGTTTCAGGTTTAGTGTCGTCAGGTGGTATCTGAATGAAACATAAAAACCAAAGTGTTTATTTATATCCCTGAAACAGCCTGCACGTTCCCTGCTTGAATGGGAAAGTCATTTTCAAACCTGATTTAGGagttaataaaaaacatttctggttAGACATGAACACGTGCGGGCAAGCCGAGGTTCGCGTTTTGACTGCCCGTGCTGTCTCAGGCTGCCAGCACGCCcctccggaaaaaaaaaaaaaaaaaaaaaaggcaacataaagTAACAACATAGTGACCTGCAGAAGCTGCAAACAGCACAGGGCCCAAGCAGGAGGTGGGAAGCCTTTTTTGCAACAGTGGTTATCAGCTGCATCACCGTTTTCTCCTCTTTAGAATAGAGATATCCATCTGTCCATGTGTGtatcccatccctggaggggttcaaggccaggctggacggggcttggagcaacctgggctggtgggaggtgtccctgcccagggcagggggtggcactggattatctttaaggtcccttccaacccaaactattccgtGATTGCATGATCTACACAGAGGAGTACTTGACAGCAGATCgagcttttcatttcattttaaagtcACACTGATTGGTCTTTCACGCGGAAGAGCGGACCCGCGGCAGCGCCAGCTCTGCCCCACCTGAGGAGGGATCCCCGGTGGCCCCGGCCGGCCGGGAGGGAGCCTTACCAGCCGTTGACTTCGTTCTGGGAGTTGAGGCTgacccccagctccaccagccgCCGCACCTCCTCCGCgtcccccagcgccgccgcctcccgcagcCGCTCCTGCCGCTCCCGCTCGCCGCCCGCAGCCGACATctcgccgccgccaccgcccccggccGCCTCCAGCCCGGGGCGAGCCCTCATGGCCCGCGGACACCCCGGAGAAGGACcggcggggagagcggggcgCCCGGTGTCACCCCCGCAGGGCTCCGGGCCGCGCTCCGCCGGGGGACTCTATTACAGGGGACAACCCGGGCCCGGGCATCGGGTTCCGGCTGGCGGGCGGCGGGTCCGCCCGGGCGCTCAGCGGGAACCGGCGGGTACCGGGGGCTCCCGGAGGCACCGGGGCGGTCCGACAGACAGGTAACGGCACAACGCACCACGTCTGCCGCCCGGGCGGCTGCTCCTGCACCTCCGGTGGTCCTGTCGAGGGGGTTCTCATCATCTTTGAGCGTTCTCGGTGAAATCAATTAATCCctgaaaaaaatgataataaaaaaaaaaaaattaaaaaatcgaCATCTGCCCGCAAATCAGCTGGAAAGATTACTCCTGTAATTTGCATTGTTCCCTTTGAAAAGCTGAGTTTGGTTGTCGTGGGTTTGTCCTAAACCAAGTTAGGGGAGAGAGAAGAGCCGGTGGAAATTTCACAACTGTAAAAAGTCAAACTAATAATTTAAAACTCCTAGACGTTTTTATTCTAGCCTGCTCCACGTGCCCGTGCCGGCACGCTGGGGGGATCTGCACTGGTTTGGCCCCAGGGTACCCGTTTGCCTTCTTGCTGCAACTGGAGCAACGTTAAGGAGCGGG encodes the following:
- the ANKRD40 gene encoding ankyrin repeat domain-containing protein 40 isoform X1, whose translation is MRARPGLEAAGGGGGGEMSAAGGERERQERLREAAALGDAEEVRRLVELGVSLNSQNEVNGWTCLHWACKRNHAPVVAYLLHAGADKEILTKKGERPAQLTSKREIRKMLGVEDDELSDLTKDSDLPIIPNYLANPPFPYVYNTMSSSIPDPSVNGSLSHSEPQGTDSSSLPDAEARPRAALQRGTAAPEAAGKGDVPSLPPGVTPVLQRGPLYQGAVSWSRGPPSPAGSNQPVPPQENGSCAGPVPAFQPVFFTGAFPLNMQELVLKVRIQNPNLRENDFIEIELDRQELTYKELLRVSCRELGVNPEHVQKIRKLPNTMLRKDKDVARLQDFQELELVLTVSEKNLLFRVPTLSDRSGYNKKASELTY
- the ANKRD40 gene encoding ankyrin repeat domain-containing protein 40 isoform X2, coding for MRARPGLEAAGGGGGGEMSAAGGERERQERLREAAALGDAEEVRRLVELGVSLNSQNEVNGWTCLHWACKRNHAPVVAYLLHAGADKEILTKKGERPAQLTSKREIRKMLGVEDDELSDLTKDSDLPIIPNYLANPPFPYVYNTMSSSIPDPSVNGSLSHSEPQGTDSSSLPDAEARPRAALQRGTAAPEAAGKGDVPSLPPGVTPVLQRGPLYQGAVSWSRGPPSPAGSNQPVPPQENGSCAGPVPAFQPVFFTGAFPLNMQELVLKVRIQNPNLRENDFIEIELDRQELTYKELLRVSCRELGVNPEHVQKIRKLPNTMLRKDKDVARLQDFQELELVLT